The following proteins come from a genomic window of Nocardioides albertanoniae:
- a CDS encoding multicopper oxidase family protein, which translates to MKLGRRTLLGATLAAPAAGALTSCGEAPGQTGKILRSAARLPKAYETPLPLPPIKRPAGGVIEIAQRTASVEILPGLKTEMMTYDGVFPGPTLETRRDQAVTVRHTNSLTLPTATHLHGGHTPAESDGWPTDLLVPDGFDQHHAHHAGHETMADPKAQVRSKKRDYRYPLEQPATTLWYHDHRMDFTGPQVWRGLAGFHIIRDDEEDALSLPRGEREIPLMIADRAFAEDGALRYPALDPELLGEPGVDDRYMAGVLGDVVLVNGAPWPEAEVEGAQHRLRLLNASNARRYELSLRTSDGKSVRFTQIGSDGGLLSKPVEHAEITMAPGERFDVVVDFGPLAPGTTVEMRNGLGTGRTAQVMRFRVTRRAADDVKIPDRLVDVPYVEKPDGAVVRRWHFRREHVHGRRGWGINGKPFAPAVPQARVPLGSTEIWEFYTDAHHPVHVHLSPFQVLRRGNRGPGPMDLGWKDTVDVRPYEAVRVRVRFERYAGRFLIHCHNLEHEDMAMMAGFETE; encoded by the coding sequence ATGAAGCTCGGGCGACGCACCCTCCTCGGGGCCACCCTGGCCGCACCGGCGGCCGGAGCCCTGACCTCCTGCGGCGAGGCTCCCGGGCAGACCGGGAAGATCCTGCGCAGCGCGGCACGGTTGCCGAAGGCGTACGAGACGCCGTTGCCGTTGCCGCCGATCAAGCGGCCCGCGGGCGGGGTGATCGAGATCGCCCAGCGCACGGCGTCGGTGGAGATCCTGCCCGGCCTGAAGACCGAGATGATGACCTACGACGGGGTCTTTCCCGGACCGACGCTGGAGACGCGCCGCGACCAGGCAGTGACCGTACGCCACACCAACTCCCTCACGCTACCGACCGCGACGCACCTGCACGGCGGGCACACGCCCGCCGAGAGCGACGGCTGGCCGACGGATCTGCTGGTGCCGGACGGCTTCGACCAGCACCATGCACATCACGCCGGCCACGAGACGATGGCCGACCCGAAAGCCCAGGTCAGATCCAAGAAGAGGGACTACCGCTATCCGCTCGAGCAGCCGGCGACGACGCTCTGGTATCACGACCACCGGATGGACTTCACCGGTCCGCAGGTGTGGCGCGGGCTGGCCGGTTTCCACATCATCCGCGACGACGAGGAGGATGCGCTCTCGCTGCCGCGCGGCGAGCGCGAGATCCCGCTGATGATCGCCGACCGGGCGTTCGCCGAAGACGGCGCGCTCCGCTACCCGGCGCTCGATCCGGAGCTGCTCGGGGAGCCTGGGGTCGACGACCGCTACATGGCCGGCGTGCTCGGCGACGTCGTGCTCGTCAACGGCGCTCCCTGGCCGGAGGCCGAGGTCGAGGGGGCGCAGCATCGGCTGCGGCTGCTCAACGCCTCCAACGCGCGTCGCTACGAGCTGAGCCTGCGGACCTCCGACGGGAAGTCGGTGAGGTTCACCCAGATCGGCTCCGACGGCGGCCTGCTCAGCAAGCCCGTCGAGCACGCCGAGATCACGATGGCCCCGGGCGAACGCTTCGACGTGGTCGTCGACTTCGGCCCGCTCGCGCCGGGCACGACGGTCGAGATGAGGAACGGTCTCGGCACCGGTCGCACCGCGCAGGTCATGCGTTTCCGCGTCACCCGCCGCGCGGCCGACGACGTCAAGATCCCCGACCGGCTGGTCGACGTGCCCTACGTCGAGAAGCCCGACGGAGCGGTCGTGCGCAGGTGGCACTTCCGCCGCGAGCACGTGCACGGCCGCCGGGGCTGGGGCATCAACGGCAAGCCCTTCGCGCCGGCCGTGCCCCAGGCGCGCGTGCCGCTGGGGTCCACCGAGATCTGGGAGTTCTACACCGACGCCCACCACCCGGTGCACGTGCACCTCTCACCCTTCCAGGTGCTGCGGCGCGGCAACCGCGGCCCCGGCCCGATGGATCTCGGCTGGAAGGACACCGTCGACGTCCGCCCGTATGAGGCGGTGCGGGTGCGGGTGCGGTTCGAGAGGTACGCCGGCCGGTTCCTCATCCACTGCCACAACCTCGAGCACGAGGACATGGCGATGATGGCCGGTTTCGAGACGGAGTGA